TCGAGACCTTGCCGCCCGGCGGCTCGTCCATGAACGGCATGAACTTGTCCGGGAAGCCCGGCATGGTGCAGCCGATGCAGATTCCGCCCACGTTCGGGCAGCCGCCGACACCGTTGATCCACCCGCGTTTGGGCACGTTGCATTTGACCACGGGCCCCCAACAGCCAAGTTTGACAATGCATTTCGGCGACCCGTATTCGGTGGCAAAGTTGCCCTGCTCGTAGTATCCGGCCCGGTCACACCCCTCGTGGACGGTGGCGCCGAACAACCACTTGGGGCGCAGCGCGTCGTCGAGCGGGATCATCGGTGCCTGACCGGTCGCCATGTAGAGCAAGTAGGTCAGGGTCTCCGAGAGGTTGTCGGGATGGATCGGGCAACCCGGCACGCACACAATGGGAATGCCGGCTTTGCTCTTCCAGTCCCACCCGAGGTAGTCGGGCACCCCCATCGCTCCGGTCGGGTTGCCGGCCATGGCGTGGATTCCACCGTAGGTGGCGCAGGTCCCGACCGCGACGACCGCGGTGGCCTTGGGTGCCAGCCGGTCGAGCCACTCGCTGGTGGTCATCGGCTGGCCGGTGGCGGGGTTGTTGCCAAACCCGCACCAGTAGCCCTCGTCCTTGATTTTCTCGTTGGGGATGGATCCCTCGACGACGAGCACGAAAGGTTCCAGCTCGCCGCGGTCGGCTTTGAAGAACCACGACAGAAAGTCGTCCGCCCCTCCGCTGGGTCCGCACTCGAAATCGATGAGCGGCCAATGCACGGCGACCTTCGGAAGCCCGGGCAATGCCCCCAGGGCAATCTCCTCGACACTGGGTTGGGTGGCGGCAGTCAGCGCCACCGAATCGCCGTCACAACTGAGCCCCGCATTAATCCAGAGCACATGGATC
This genomic interval from Mycobacterium sp. SMC-2 contains the following:
- a CDS encoding hydrogenase expression protein HypE; amino-acid sequence: MPTEAAVKAEETLIHVLWINAGLSCDGDSVALTAATQPSVEEIALGALPGLPKVAVHWPLIDFECGPSGGADDFLSWFFKADRGELEPFVLVVEGSIPNEKIKDEGYWCGFGNNPATGQPMTTSEWLDRLAPKATAVVAVGTCATYGGIHAMAGNPTGAMGVPDYLGWDWKSKAGIPIVCVPGCPIHPDNLSETLTYLLYMATGQAPMIPLDDALRPKWLFGATVHEGCDRAGYYEQGNFATEYGSPKCIVKLGCWGPVVKCNVPKRGWINGVGGCPNVGGICIGCTMPGFPDKFMPFMDEPPGGKVSTNAVGLYGTVIRNLRGITARTVDKEPRWRHKGDQLTTGARRTW